The DNA region TCTAGGTTGTGGTGGTTTCTTCTCTTTATCAGCACAAAGCAACCACCCAGCCATGAACAGGGGCAAACTGTGAGTGAGGGTTGTGCATGATCGGGGCTTTGCTGGCCCTGTTGGCTGATTGTAGCCTTACAGCCACAGTCCAGGCTGGAACAAGCCATTGAAAGGAGTTTTGCCTAACACAGTTTCCCCCAAGTCTGCCACCCTGAAGAGTGGGCAGAGTGACCCCCCACACCTTGTGCAGGCAGACATGAGGCAGCACAGTCTGGCTCCAGGGTTTATTGCAGCTGATTCCTCCCACCATGGatagcagagctgtggggtgtgcggggctcagggagggagcagggcctgGACAAAGCAGGGGTCACCGACTGCAGGGGAAGGGAGCTGGCACCATGTGCCCCTCCCCAGGACGGGGGTGGGTGCACCCACCCCACACCAGTGCCCGTGCCCCAGTGCCAGCCAGCATCATGGCACTGGGCAAAGCTGCCCATGTGCCCAGCGCTCCGGGTGACGGCTcctgagccccagggctgctgtgttttGGCTGGTGAGggaacaggagctgtgggaagaGCAGGATGTGCACTGGGACTGGCATGGGAATGGGGCACCGAGCTGGGGATGGTGGCACCCCCACACTCCCAGGGGGCTGGGCACGGTCAACACACATCTGTGGGTTTGACCAGGATGAGGGAGGACGCACAGTCACCTTTATCACAGAACCCTGGCCACACAATGTAGTTTTTGGCATTGAGCAGGACGTTCTGGCACCTGTTGTACCACCACCCCCCATAGCTCTTGGCACAGTTCCCGCTGTACTGGTCCTGGTCCTTGTCGACCGTGCTGAACTTCATGTTGTCATGAATGCCCCCCTTCTTGGGGTGGTAGAGGGTCAGGTAGTCATCCCCATCTCCAGAGTGCCTGCCCAGCCTCAGGGGGTACCCGCTGGCCTCGTTCTCCACTCTGAAGATGTCGTACTCGGCGTAGTGGGTGACGTTGGCTTTGTCCCGCACCACAAAGCGCACCTTGTATGTGCCCTGCTGCGTCAGCAGGTGCAGGTACTCGGTGCCCAGCCAGTAGTCGCTGTGCACGTTGCCAAAGCCGTACTTGTAGGTGGTCCAGGATTGCTTCCACGTGAGCTCGGTGTCATGGGAGTTCCTCTGCACCACGGTCCAGCCCTTGCCCTCGGTGTCCATGTCACACCAGACCACGCGCGGGGGGGACCGGGCGGGCTGGATCACGTACACCCCGCTGGGGCTGCCCTTGCGGAGGTGGCTGCAGTCCGGGGGGaatgctggggctgcagcagcaaacacGGGGTGGGGGACAGAGAAGGTCTGTTGTTGGGTTGTGATTTCAGGGTTTATCTCGGGCCCCTCCCCTGATAATTCCCTGccaggtgtgtcactcacctctcctttcccctccctgacccctcccagcactgtctgtcaGTCCTGGCATTCCAGACGGGCACTGAGTGATTGGCAGATCCAAAGGATGCCCTCTACCCCTGGGGggcattgggccatccaggtgtcctttgtccctttgtccctcccctcctgt from Zonotrichia albicollis isolate bZonAlb1 chromosome 22, bZonAlb1.hap1, whole genome shotgun sequence includes:
- the LOC102065664 gene encoding fibrinogen-like protein 1-like protein; this encodes MGLQAGTPWLHRDLVLLPILVVATLLLCASAGPAVPAASPRSAPAFPPDCSHLRKGSPSGVYVIQPARSPPRVVWCDMDTEGKGWTVVQRNSHDTELTWKQSWTTYKYGFGNVHSDYWLGTEYLHLLTQQGTYKVRFVVRDKANVTHYAEYDIFRVENEASGYPLRLGRHSGDGDDYLTLYHPKKGGIHDNMKFSTVDKDQDQYSGNCAKSYGGWWYNRCQNVLLNAKNYIVWPGFCDKGDCASSLILVKPTDVC